The Sulfurimonas hydrogeniphila genome includes a window with the following:
- a CDS encoding dicarboxylate/amino acid:cation symporter — MIKKIKKYATTNTLVIFGIVFGVLFGIFFPELALKQKMIGTAFVYFLKMLVVPLVFASIFVAILGLGSIEHLKRMGLKTIGLYVLTTALAVTAAIAVMNIFHIGEHVSSSGLAYEKAAALAPFSFENMILSFIPTNIFHALSEGKMMQIIIFAILFGVASLYLVPKQKEALSTLFTAISEAMLKMAEWVILLTPIGVFSLISYVIAEQGIDVVFGLYKYVLVVIGVIIFHGLVTLPAVLRFFTKVNPYSYLSDVREAPIMAFSTASSAATLPVSMRVTEEMGGIDKKTASFVLPLGATVSMDGTAAYLSVAVLYIANLAGVALSLGDQILLGITVVALSVGVAALPSASLVMMVIILNQLGLPVEYMALIVAVDRILDMCRTSLNVTSDLIVTKIVDEFEKRR, encoded by the coding sequence ATGATCAAAAAAATAAAAAAATATGCAACGACAAATACCCTTGTCATCTTCGGTATTGTTTTTGGTGTTTTGTTTGGCATTTTTTTTCCCGAACTCGCCCTCAAACAAAAGATGATAGGAACCGCCTTTGTCTATTTTTTGAAGATGCTTGTCGTGCCTCTTGTTTTTGCCAGTATATTTGTCGCTATTCTTGGGCTTGGTTCTATTGAACATTTAAAACGGATGGGCCTCAAAACCATAGGGCTGTATGTTTTGACAACCGCTCTTGCCGTTACTGCCGCCATTGCTGTCATGAATATTTTTCACATTGGCGAGCATGTAAGCAGCAGTGGTCTTGCCTATGAAAAAGCGGCAGCACTGGCTCCTTTTTCTTTTGAGAATATGATTTTAAGCTTCATTCCTACCAATATATTTCATGCTCTTTCTGAGGGCAAGATGATGCAGATTATTATATTTGCTATTCTTTTTGGTGTGGCATCTCTCTACCTTGTTCCAAAACAAAAAGAGGCGCTCAGCACCCTCTTTACAGCCATCAGTGAAGCTATGCTCAAAATGGCAGAGTGGGTGATACTCCTTACTCCCATCGGTGTTTTTTCGCTCATCTCCTATGTTATTGCCGAGCAGGGAATTGATGTTGTCTTTGGGCTTTACAAATATGTTTTGGTCGTGATTGGCGTCATCATTTTTCATGGACTTGTTACTTTACCTGCAGTCCTGCGTTTTTTTACAAAAGTAAATCCCTACAGCTATCTCTCAGATGTAAGAGAAGCCCCGATTATGGCATTTTCCACAGCATCTTCTGCGGCTACGCTTCCTGTGAGTATGCGTGTTACCGAAGAGATGGGTGGTATCGACAAAAAAACTGCCTCTTTTGTTCTGCCTTTGGGGGCTACCGTTTCCATGGACGGTACAGCGGCCTATTTGAGTGTAGCTGTTTTATACATTGCCAATTTGGCGGGAGTCGCTTTGAGTTTGGGAGATCAGATTCTTTTAGGGATTACCGTTGTCGCGCTCAGTGTCGGTGTTGCGGCCCTGCCGAGTGCCTCACTTGTTATGATGGTGATTATACTCAACCAGCTTGGACTGCCTGTTGAATACATGGCTTTGATTGTAGCCGTGGACAGAATTCTTGATATGTGTCGTACCTCACTCAATGTCACCTCTGATTTGATTGTTACAAAAATAGTTGATGAATTTGAAAAACGACGATAG
- a CDS encoding class I SAM-dependent methyltransferase — translation MPRIDSEKFYTAALQKHGISACGLHWSSDAHQSIRFDKILEMLDDNLTQSTIVDAGCGFGDFYRFLQNNGVHVNKYIGIDSLQEMCDIAREKTACEIIRADITKARLPVADYYICSGALNILTPFETQLFVRNCFASSKKGFIFNALYGDKESDVYNYINIDTIHTLAKSLHVKHTRLTEGYIEHDITVGFFK, via the coding sequence ATGCCGCGTATAGACAGTGAAAAATTTTACACAGCAGCACTTCAAAAGCACGGCATCTCCGCATGCGGTCTGCACTGGTCCTCTGATGCGCATCAAAGTATACGGTTTGACAAAATTTTAGAGATGCTCGACGATAATCTTACACAGAGTACCATCGTCGATGCAGGCTGCGGTTTTGGAGATTTTTACAGATTTTTACAAAACAACGGTGTACATGTAAACAAATATATCGGCATAGATTCGCTCCAGGAGATGTGCGACATTGCCCGCGAAAAAACAGCGTGTGAAATCATCCGTGCCGATATAACAAAAGCCAGACTTCCTGTGGCAGACTATTACATCTGCAGCGGTGCACTCAATATACTCACACCTTTTGAAACACAGCTTTTTGTACGCAACTGCTTTGCCTCTTCAAAAAAAGGTTTTATTTTCAATGCCCTCTACGGCGACAAAGAGAGTGATGTTTATAATTATATAAATATAGACACCATCCATACCCTTGCAAAAAGCTTACATGTAAAGCATACCCGTTTGACAGAGGGCTACATAGAACATGACATTACCGTAGGGTTTTTCAAATAA
- a CDS encoding PEGA domain-containing protein: MLKKIALGLLVTASLSYGSATIFKGTSQAITIDSEPEGAKVYVDGQLRGITPLSINMKKSLSTHTFRVVKEGYSPVTRTLEKSYDPVAILNIVWDLSTTDMLTGAAFEYSPNNYMVQLEKKK; encoded by the coding sequence ATGTTAAAAAAAATAGCATTAGGATTGCTTGTCACGGCATCATTATCATATGGATCCGCAACAATATTTAAAGGTACAAGTCAAGCAATTACTATAGATAGTGAACCAGAAGGCGCAAAGGTATATGTGGATGGACAACTTAGAGGGATAACTCCTTTAAGTATTAATATGAAAAAATCATTGAGTACACATACTTTTAGAGTTGTTAAAGAAGGATATTCTCCTGTCACTCGTACACTAGAAAAATCTTATGATCCTGTTGCAATATTAAATATTGTTTGGGATTTAAGTACAACAGATATGTTAACTGGTGCAGCATTTGAATATAGTCCTAATAACTATATGGTGCAACTTGAAAAGAAAAAATAA
- a CDS encoding NAD(P)-binding domain-containing protein: MEKIYELAIVGAGPAGIATAVESYLQGVRDIVLLEKDTNHNSTIRKYYKENKRVDLEWKGQKVELNGRIHFIDGTKETTLDFFDEILKEHLVELQTEVEVQSIEKKEDYFEVHMAGRSIKAKNVVVTIGRMGKPNKPSYKIPPTIRKKINYTTDECSQGEKILVVGGGDSAVEYAVDLSEHNDVSICYRRESFRRANPTNQRNIADAIAQGDVRPILGININGLEDDKGRVKVLFSEREPETFDRVIYAIGGTTPSTFLASSGIEEKDGKPVHDEHYETNIKGLFVAGDITQESGGSIALGLNHGYDIARYIKGKSEV, encoded by the coding sequence ATGGAAAAAATATATGAATTGGCTATAGTCGGTGCCGGACCTGCGGGGATTGCCACTGCTGTTGAAAGTTACCTTCAGGGTGTCCGTGATATTGTGCTGCTTGAAAAAGACACAAATCACAACTCGACTATTCGTAAATATTACAAAGAAAACAAGCGTGTGGATTTGGAATGGAAAGGACAAAAAGTCGAACTCAACGGCCGTATCCATTTTATAGACGGTACCAAAGAGACGACACTCGATTTTTTTGATGAAATTTTAAAAGAACATCTCGTAGAACTGCAAACAGAGGTGGAAGTGCAGTCTATAGAAAAAAAAGAAGACTACTTTGAAGTCCACATGGCAGGTAGGAGCATTAAGGCAAAAAATGTAGTTGTGACCATCGGACGGATGGGGAAGCCAAACAAACCGAGCTACAAAATCCCCCCAACTATACGAAAGAAAATTAACTATACAACAGATGAATGCTCACAGGGAGAAAAGATTCTTGTTGTCGGAGGCGGTGACAGTGCTGTAGAGTATGCAGTTGATTTAAGTGAGCATAATGATGTGTCCATTTGTTACAGACGAGAGAGTTTCCGCCGGGCAAATCCTACGAATCAAAGAAATATTGCCGATGCGATTGCACAGGGAGATGTCCGACCGATTTTAGGTATAAATATCAACGGTCTCGAAGATGACAAGGGCAGAGTCAAAGTGCTTTTCAGCGAAAGAGAACCTGAAACATTTGACAGAGTTATCTATGCCATAGGCGGAACGACACCAAGTACATTTTTGGCAAGTTCGGGCATAGAAGAAAAAGACGGCAAACCTGTACATGATGAACATTATGAGACAAATATCAAAGGACTTTTTGTTGCCGGAGATATTACTCAGGAGAGCGGCGGCAGCATTGCGCTTGGACTCAATCACGGCTATGATATTGCCAGATATATTAAAGGAAAAAGTGAAGTCTAG
- a CDS encoding ketopantoate reductase family protein, giving the protein MRIAIVGLGGVGGYLAASFAKSGLDVTGFARGEHLKAIQKEGVRITEDEKEWRVPLHVKHPDEAEGIYDVVMFCVKSYDLGTSCKRMQNHINADSILLSFSNGVNNGDVLRACCDARVLDGCIYILSHIESPGVIRKKGKVFAALFGGEDEAAVQTVADIFQKAGLRYKTPQNIKEALYRKYIFIAAFATLTSYYKTGIGTIYEEHYEEAERLLTEIAEFAKETQGIDIFDEVQKSLETAKKVPYDASTSMALDFKNGKKTELENLSGYVQKPFMQKLYNELKKRENK; this is encoded by the coding sequence ATGAGAATTGCAATAGTCGGTTTAGGCGGTGTCGGCGGATATTTGGCGGCGTCCTTTGCAAAAAGCGGTTTGGATGTGACGGGTTTTGCACGGGGAGAACATCTCAAAGCCATACAAAAAGAGGGAGTAAGGATCACAGAAGATGAAAAAGAGTGGCGTGTTCCTTTACATGTAAAGCATCCGGATGAAGCGGAGGGCATATATGATGTTGTGATGTTTTGTGTCAAAAGTTATGATTTGGGAACTTCTTGCAAACGCATGCAAAATCACATCAACGCAGACTCGATTCTGCTCTCTTTTTCAAACGGGGTCAATAACGGTGATGTATTGCGTGCATGCTGTGATGCCAGAGTGCTTGACGGCTGCATCTACATCCTTTCGCATATTGAATCCCCGGGTGTGATTCGCAAAAAAGGAAAAGTCTTTGCGGCACTCTTTGGAGGAGAAGATGAGGCGGCTGTCCAAACTGTGGCAGATATATTTCAAAAAGCCGGCCTGCGTTACAAAACACCGCAAAATATCAAAGAAGCCTTGTATAGAAAATATATATTTATTGCCGCTTTTGCGACATTGACCTCATATTACAAGACAGGTATCGGCACGATTTACGAAGAACATTATGAGGAGGCAGAAAGACTTTTAACAGAAATTGCCGAATTTGCAAAAGAGACACAGGGCATAGATATTTTCGATGAGGTGCAAAAGTCTTTGGAAACGGCAAAAAAAGTGCCTTATGATGCTTCTACGTCCATGGCTCTTGATTTTAAAAACGGCAAAAAAACTGAGCTTGAGAATTTAAGTGGATATGTTCAAAAGCCTTTTATGCAAAAACTCTATAATGAGTTAAAAAAGAGAGAAAACAAATGA
- a CDS encoding CNNM domain-containing protein, with product MELLLIFFLLSVGISFLCSILESVLLSINMSYVAVLEKEKPAVGKLLRHHKEDIHKSIASVLILNTIANTLGAAAVGAQASKIFGNDAVVYVSVVLTFAILFISEIIPKTIGAIYWKQLAPVAAYFIRVFIWITYPIILTTLAVTNKISKGKKDSNSLTKQELLESMLMSEDEGVIDEKESDVIENILNLDNIKVSEILTPRSVVFALDEDMLIKDVIKTQPAIFKFSRIPIFKGSIENVTGLVLTKKIFKQALQDDNVPLSYIKKEIFIINENIPVSKALDMFIKKKDHMFLVTDNYDQTEGIITLEDCIETILGLEIMDESDTTEDMRELAKRKMKLKRKLKER from the coding sequence TTGGAACTATTACTCATATTTTTTCTTCTTTCTGTCGGCATTTCGTTTTTGTGCTCAATATTAGAGTCGGTATTACTCTCTATCAATATGTCTTATGTGGCAGTGTTAGAAAAAGAGAAACCTGCTGTAGGAAAGCTTCTTCGTCATCACAAAGAAGATATTCACAAATCAATTGCTTCGGTGCTTATTTTAAATACCATTGCTAATACTCTCGGTGCTGCGGCAGTAGGTGCACAGGCTTCAAAAATATTTGGGAATGATGCCGTTGTGTATGTATCAGTTGTATTAACTTTTGCAATTTTGTTTATATCTGAGATAATTCCAAAAACAATTGGGGCAATTTACTGGAAACAGCTGGCGCCTGTGGCAGCATATTTTATTCGGGTTTTCATATGGATTACATATCCTATAATACTGACAACTCTGGCTGTTACAAATAAAATATCAAAAGGGAAAAAGGATTCCAACTCTTTAACAAAACAGGAACTGCTTGAGAGTATGTTGATGAGTGAAGATGAAGGGGTGATAGATGAAAAAGAGTCAGATGTCATTGAAAATATACTGAATCTTGACAATATCAAAGTGAGTGAAATTCTCACGCCGCGAAGTGTTGTTTTTGCTTTGGATGAAGATATGCTCATCAAAGATGTTATCAAGACCCAGCCGGCAATTTTTAAATTTTCCAGGATACCGATTTTTAAAGGTTCCATAGAAAATGTAACAGGGCTGGTACTGACAAAAAAGATATTTAAACAGGCACTCCAAGATGACAATGTACCTTTGTCTTATATCAAAAAAGAGATATTTATTATCAATGAAAACATACCGGTAAGCAAAGCACTGGATATGTTTATAAAGAAAAAAGACCATATGTTTTTAGTGACAGACAATTATGACCAGACAGAGGGAATAATCACTCTTGAGGACTGTATAGAAACAATACTGGGCTTGGAGATTATGGATGAGAGTGATACAACCGAAGATATGAGAGAGCTGGCAAAAAGAAAAATGAAACTCAAACGGAAGCTGAAAGAACGCTGA
- the asnB gene encoding asparagine synthase (glutamine-hydrolyzing): MCAVFGIIGPYNENQAKSALSLLAHRGPDYCGIVQKKNLFFAHQRLSIVDDHHRSHQPRKHNNILLSFNGEIYNFKELKRELDFDFQTHSDSEVIIAAYLKWGVDFVQHLRGMFAIALMDDDTLYLFRDRLGKKPLFYMQGESFVFASEIKALKPFLSTCKLNNDALLSYLSFLAPTPPHTFYEGIQKLSAGEYLTCKEGRVTCKHYFDLLDVTPNIITNKHEALRVLGEELEHSIHLRLDCDVPMASLLSGGIDSATLNYFAKQNNTHLQTYTLGYKEFAKYDERKNAKASAAFLGLDNIRVEIDEDDFIRASDKVLDALDEPLNDPAAVPLYLLFERIQKDGYKVVLSGEGADELFLGYRQYFEYLDIENAAGLAHKNWLKKYFRANFSMNREWEWYKRIFDDSLLFRTSGEKFTDLQKNQLLRRNVKDNESLKYLQSYRERFEASAHSDESIWYSYIDLNIFQAEHFLTKLDRVSMAHSIESRTPFLDHKLASLIFGIDPKLRYEDGITKSLLKQIMTDKLPDKILTRKKKGFSNPYMEYLISSKKIDLIQEVNVQTGMFHKKKLDEYINTASRGSFKQHVWGLYVLSYWIKKNLL, translated from the coding sequence ATGTGTGCAGTTTTTGGCATTATTGGTCCGTATAATGAGAATCAGGCAAAAAGCGCCTTGTCTCTTCTTGCGCATCGTGGACCTGATTACTGTGGTATTGTGCAAAAGAAAAATCTCTTTTTTGCCCATCAGCGCCTCAGCATTGTTGATGACCATCACAGAAGCCATCAACCACGCAAACACAACAATATTTTGCTCTCATTCAACGGAGAGATATATAACTTTAAAGAGTTAAAAAGAGAACTTGATTTTGACTTTCAGACACACAGCGACAGTGAAGTCATCATCGCCGCTTATCTGAAATGGGGCGTTGATTTTGTCCAGCATCTGCGCGGTATGTTTGCCATTGCTTTAATGGATGATGACACGCTTTACCTTTTTCGTGACAGACTCGGGAAAAAACCGCTTTTTTATATGCAAGGGGAAAGTTTTGTTTTTGCCTCGGAAATCAAAGCGCTCAAACCTTTTTTGTCTACATGTAAACTCAACAATGATGCTCTGCTCTCTTATCTCTCTTTTTTGGCGCCGACTCCGCCGCATACTTTTTACGAAGGTATTCAAAAACTTTCAGCAGGCGAGTACCTTACATGTAAAGAGGGCCGTGTTACATGTAAACACTACTTTGACCTGCTTGATGTCACTCCAAACATTATAACAAACAAACACGAAGCTTTGCGTGTGTTAGGAGAAGAGTTAGAACATTCCATTCATCTGCGCTTAGACTGTGATGTTCCTATGGCATCACTGCTTTCTGGTGGTATAGACTCTGCAACACTCAACTATTTTGCCAAACAAAACAACACACATTTGCAAACATATACACTCGGTTATAAAGAATTTGCAAAATATGATGAGAGAAAAAATGCCAAAGCAAGTGCTGCGTTTTTAGGTTTGGACAACATCCGGGTGGAAATAGATGAAGATGATTTTATCCGTGCAAGCGACAAAGTGTTAGATGCACTTGACGAACCGCTTAATGATCCTGCTGCCGTGCCTTTGTATCTGTTGTTTGAGCGTATTCAAAAAGACGGATACAAAGTTGTACTCAGCGGAGAGGGTGCGGATGAGCTTTTTTTAGGTTACCGACAGTATTTTGAGTATCTAGACATTGAAAATGCCGCAGGTTTGGCACACAAAAACTGGCTCAAAAAATATTTTCGTGCCAATTTTTCAATGAACAGAGAGTGGGAGTGGTACAAGCGGATTTTTGACGACTCGCTTCTTTTTCGTACAAGCGGTGAAAAATTTACGGACCTGCAAAAAAACCAGCTTCTCAGGCGCAATGTCAAAGATAACGAAAGCCTCAAATACCTGCAAAGTTACAGAGAACGTTTTGAAGCCTCTGCCCACAGTGATGAAAGCATTTGGTACAGCTATATTGACCTCAATATTTTTCAGGCGGAGCATTTTTTAACCAAACTTGACCGTGTTTCCATGGCACACTCCATAGAATCCCGTACCCCGTTTTTGGACCATAAACTGGCATCTTTAATTTTTGGCATAGATCCAAAGCTGCGTTATGAAGATGGCATCACAAAATCACTCTTAAAGCAAATCATGACAGACAAACTCCCTGATAAGATACTCACACGGAAGAAAAAAGGCTTTTCCAATCCTTATATGGAGTATCTCATCAGTTCCAAAAAAATTGATCTCATTCAAGAGGTCAATGTGCAAACAGGGATGTTTCACAAAAAAAAGTTAGACGAATATATAAACACCGCATCAAGGGGGAGTTTTAAGCAGCATGTATGGGGACTTTATGTACTATCGTATTGGATAAAGAAAAATCTGCTTTAG
- a CDS encoding DMT family transporter, which translates to MNLKNDDRRYAYLLIFSMLLWGGGWTALKILTTAMPMDVVIFWRFFLMSLAFLPILYFFKIPLTLTQGSFKYILGSSFLNIAFMVFSFLGIKYGLAGAGSVIITTFSPIMTFLLVAVIFRSRLSTRQYFGLLLGLVGGYVLLQLNNFSLFLHGSNIYFLLCALIWAGVTLLSQHSQKHIHPVYYSFLISLIATFFSFLYAFNADLGAVFTQGAKFWTALIYLAVLGQTVATTIFFIASGKLGSQRTSSFMFLVPFFALFSAWFILDEPLQLHIVIGGLISMFAVYFINKK; encoded by the coding sequence ATGAATTTGAAAAACGACGATAGACGCTATGCGTATCTGCTCATTTTTTCCATGCTGCTCTGGGGCGGCGGCTGGACAGCTTTAAAAATTCTCACCACAGCAATGCCGATGGATGTCGTCATCTTTTGGCGGTTTTTTCTGATGAGCCTCGCATTTTTGCCCATTCTTTATTTTTTTAAAATTCCACTGACACTGACTCAGGGCTCATTCAAATATATCCTCGGCAGTTCTTTTTTAAATATAGCCTTTATGGTTTTTTCTTTTTTAGGCATAAAGTACGGTCTTGCGGGTGCGGGCAGTGTCATCATCACAACCTTCAGCCCTATTATGACCTTTTTGCTGGTTGCTGTGATTTTTAGGAGCAGACTCTCAACACGGCAGTATTTCGGGCTTTTGCTCGGGCTGGTCGGCGGCTATGTTTTACTCCAGCTTAACAATTTTTCTCTTTTTTTACACGGCTCAAATATCTACTTTTTACTCTGTGCCCTCATCTGGGCAGGAGTCACTCTGCTTTCGCAGCATTCGCAAAAACATATACATCCGGTCTATTACAGCTTTTTAATTTCTCTCATAGCTACTTTTTTCAGTTTTTTGTATGCCTTTAATGCAGACCTTGGTGCTGTTTTTACCCAGGGAGCAAAATTTTGGACTGCCCTGATTTATCTCGCCGTTTTGGGACAGACTGTCGCAACAACCATATTTTTTATTGCCAGCGGGAAACTCGGCAGTCAAAGGACAAGCTCTTTTATGTTTTTAGTGCCTTTTTTTGCTCTTTTTTCTGCCTGGTTTATATTGGACGAACCCTTACAGTTACACATAGTTATTGGTGGACTTATCAGTATGTTTGCGGTATACTTTATAAACAAAAAGTAA
- a CDS encoding DUF4105 domain-containing protein: MKTFILVIFCINIVAFDNTEWNNIIYFSNNKPEIISPEFYLSRKKQFTSVIELNATLSLLNSKKYGNSTACNYPLRYTFLKSQYFNIPTYNLENCKELKEFTDNFKNNELYLAYSSEYISVPSSAFGHIMLVFKNKDVPFEIAKTIHFAAVTNKEDGFFTYNYKGLTGGYKGYYVLNYFFKKLYEYNTKEQRNIYLYKLNFSDEQTKKIIYSLYELRKATFKYYFFNKNCASYTTKLLNIPKNKLYKQKNFYLPIDTLQQYKKNIIDKKVFLSLIYKIEYLYNTLSTNDKKNLKKLFDIIQQLMTI, from the coding sequence ATGAAAACATTTATATTGGTTATATTTTGTATTAATATTGTTGCATTTGATAATACTGAATGGAATAACATTATTTACTTCTCTAACAATAAACCAGAAATAATATCTCCAGAATTTTATTTATCAAGAAAAAAACAATTTACATCAGTAATAGAACTTAATGCAACATTAAGTTTATTAAATTCTAAAAAATATGGAAACAGTACAGCATGTAATTATCCACTAAGGTATACATTTTTAAAATCACAGTATTTCAATATTCCAACATATAATCTAGAAAATTGTAAAGAATTAAAAGAATTTACTGATAACTTTAAAAACAATGAGCTTTATTTGGCATATTCTTCTGAATATATCAGTGTTCCTTCTTCTGCTTTTGGACATATAATGCTTGTATTTAAGAATAAAGATGTTCCTTTCGAAATAGCAAAAACTATACATTTTGCAGCAGTTACCAACAAGGAAGATGGTTTTTTTACGTATAATTACAAAGGTCTGACTGGAGGATACAAAGGATATTATGTTTTAAATTATTTTTTTAAAAAACTTTATGAATATAACACAAAAGAGCAAAGGAATATTTATCTTTATAAATTAAATTTTTCAGATGAACAAACAAAAAAAATTATATACTCTTTGTATGAGTTAAGGAAAGCTACTTTTAAGTATTATTTTTTTAATAAAAATTGTGCATCATATACCACGAAGTTATTAAATATACCCAAAAATAAACTTTATAAACAAAAAAACTTTTATCTACCTATTGACACCTTGCAGCAATATAAAAAAAATATAATTGATAAAAAAGTTTTTTTATCCTTAATTTATAAAATTGAATATCTATATAATACTTTATCAACTAATGATAAAAAAAATTTAAAAAAATTATTCGATATAATACAACAGTTGATGACAATTTAA
- a CDS encoding NAD(P)/FAD-dependent oxidoreductase: MKKVLILGGGFAGVDAAIHLRKLNYDVTLVSNRDYFYIYPTSIWIPTHESEFQNVCVDLRELQNAHGFTLVIDDVTEISKKENSVTLKNSGTLDDYDYLVIAMGAAKMKAPGIENTLSICGAPEQSLQIRDALDILVKKGSGKICMGFGGNPKDSSAVRGGPGFELLFNVHNMLKAKGIRENFELTFFAPMAEPGKRMGPQALKMMDMMFKKLNIKQHFGKKIKQFDKDAIVFEDDTKLASDFTMFIPAGDGHEVIKNSDLPTNEAGFVKTDDTSCVLNKDGSLSNIYAIGDVAALEGYDWRAKQGHIAEVMAKNTAHNIDQRDNGGSDFKGYHEHLNILCVMDTGDGAAFVYRDEKRAFMLPMPVIGHWLKKAWGLYCRNSKLGKIPRIPGM; this comes from the coding sequence ATGAAAAAAGTACTTATATTGGGAGGCGGTTTTGCAGGTGTTGATGCTGCAATCCACTTAAGAAAACTGAATTATGATGTTACTTTAGTCAGTAACAGAGACTATTTTTACATATATCCTACTTCCATCTGGATACCGACACATGAAAGTGAATTCCAAAACGTCTGTGTTGATTTGCGAGAATTGCAAAATGCACACGGGTTTACCCTTGTTATTGACGACGTGACCGAAATATCAAAAAAAGAAAACAGTGTTACTTTGAAAAACTCAGGAACTCTTGATGATTATGACTATCTTGTTATTGCCATGGGTGCTGCAAAAATGAAAGCACCGGGCATAGAAAACACACTTTCTATCTGTGGCGCACCAGAACAGTCATTACAAATCAGAGATGCTCTGGACATCCTTGTCAAAAAAGGAAGCGGTAAAATCTGTATGGGCTTTGGAGGCAATCCGAAAGACAGTTCGGCAGTGCGTGGTGGACCGGGATTTGAGCTCCTCTTTAATGTGCACAATATGCTCAAAGCAAAAGGCATCAGAGAGAATTTTGAGCTGACTTTTTTCGCTCCAATGGCTGAACCCGGCAAACGGATGGGCCCCCAGGCTCTGAAAATGATGGATATGATGTTTAAAAAACTGAATATCAAACAGCATTTTGGTAAAAAAATAAAACAGTTCGACAAAGACGCTATAGTCTTTGAAGATGACACAAAGCTCGCCTCCGATTTTACCATGTTCATTCCTGCCGGAGACGGGCATGAAGTCATAAAGAATTCGGACTTGCCGACAAATGAAGCCGGATTTGTCAAAACAGACGACACCTCCTGCGTCTTAAACAAGGATGGCTCTTTAAGTAATATTTATGCCATTGGGGATGTTGCAGCACTCGAAGGATACGACTGGCGGGCAAAACAGGGTCATATTGCCGAGGTAATGGCAAAAAATACAGCACACAATATCGATCAGCGTGACAACGGCGGCAGTGATTTTAAAGGCTACCATGAGCATTTGAATATTTTATGCGTTATGGATACCGGAGACGGTGCGGCCTTTGTCTACAGAGACGAAAAACGTGCATTTATGCTTCCAATGCCTGTCATTGGACACTGGCTGAAAAAAGCCTGGGGATTATACTGCCGTAATTCTAAACTCGGTAAAATTCCTAGAATTCCCGGGATGTAA
- the msrA gene encoding peptide-methionine (S)-S-oxide reductase MsrA — protein sequence MKKERIVLGGGCFWCIEAVYRNVKGVLSAVSGYAGGARANPSYENVCSGATGHAEIVDIAYDADVISLSEILDIFFEIHDPTTLNQQGADKGTQYRSVIYYGDEAQKKVIEDSIAKHQQDFSDKIVTEVSPLPEVYPAEPYHQNYYNLNASQGYCQVVIAPKLQKFMTKFPDKLA from the coding sequence ATGAAAAAAGAGCGAATTGTACTAGGCGGCGGGTGTTTTTGGTGTATAGAAGCGGTGTACAGAAATGTCAAGGGGGTACTCTCGGCGGTGAGCGGCTATGCCGGAGGCGCCCGAGCCAACCCGAGTTATGAAAACGTCTGTTCAGGTGCAACCGGACATGCTGAAATTGTCGATATTGCCTATGACGCAGATGTTATCAGTCTGAGTGAGATTTTGGATATATTTTTTGAAATACATGACCCGACAACACTGAATCAGCAAGGTGCGGACAAAGGAACACAGTACCGTTCTGTTATTTACTATGGGGATGAAGCACAAAAAAAAGTGATTGAAGATTCTATTGCAAAACATCAGCAGGACTTTTCCGATAAGATAGTAACTGAGGTAAGCCCTCTGCCCGAGGTTTATCCGGCAGAGCCGTATCATCAGAACTATTATAATTTAAATGCTTCGCAAGGCTACTGCCAGGTGGTTATCGCGCCAAAACTGCAAAAATTTATGACAAAGTTTCCTGATAAATTAGCCTAA